From Sphingobium sp. RAC03, a single genomic window includes:
- the tatC gene encoding twin-arginine translocase subunit TatC produces MIGDIDESKAPLLDHLIELRGRLLKCVYALALTGALCFYFSEQLFAILVHPLKEAFGDGGGKLVYTKLYEAFFVQVKIAFFGAFCLSFPIIANQLWAFVAPGLYAKEKKALLPFILATPFLFGMGASLAYFVVMPTAFHFFLEFQGNSSGLQVEALPSADAYLGLVMQFILAFGISFLMPVLLMLLNRAGFVSRAQLIGLRRYMIVAAFIVAAVLTPPDVVSQLMLAIPLLLLYEITIMAIWFTDRRKAKGEEAEEAAA; encoded by the coding sequence ATGATCGGCGATATAGACGAGAGCAAGGCCCCCTTGCTCGACCATCTGATCGAACTGCGCGGTCGCCTGCTCAAATGCGTCTACGCGTTGGCCCTGACCGGGGCGCTATGCTTCTATTTTTCCGAACAGCTTTTCGCGATCCTGGTGCATCCGCTCAAGGAAGCCTTTGGCGATGGCGGCGGGAAGCTCGTCTATACCAAGCTCTACGAAGCCTTTTTCGTGCAGGTGAAGATCGCCTTTTTCGGGGCCTTCTGCCTGTCCTTCCCGATCATCGCCAATCAGCTTTGGGCGTTCGTGGCGCCGGGGCTCTATGCCAAGGAAAAGAAGGCGCTGCTGCCCTTCATCCTGGCCACGCCCTTCCTGTTCGGGATGGGCGCGAGCCTCGCCTATTTCGTGGTGATGCCGACGGCGTTCCACTTCTTTCTGGAGTTTCAGGGCAATAGCAGCGGCTTGCAGGTCGAGGCGCTGCCGAGCGCGGACGCGTATCTGGGGCTGGTGATGCAATTCATCCTGGCGTTCGGAATCAGCTTCCTGATGCCGGTGCTGTTGATGCTGCTGAACCGCGCGGGCTTTGTCAGCCGGGCGCAGTTGATCGGCCTGCGCCGCTATATGATCGTGGCGGCCTTCATTGTCGCGGCTGTGTTGACGCCGCCCGATGTCGTATCCCAACTGATGCTCGCGATCCCGCTGCTACTGCTCTACGAGATCACGATCATGGCGATCTGGTTCACCGATCGGCGCAAGGCCAAGGGTGAAGAGGCGGAAGAGGCGGCGGCCTGA
- a CDS encoding division/cell wall cluster transcriptional repressor MraZ: MSDAILYSGNAISVADGKGRFVLPLEMRKQVKQASGGENRLCLSIHMANGCATGFGLSYKQFLYDEVAELERLAREANRPFNGDLERENRLSMIEDVNFDDGGRFFLHPDIKEEVGITDAVVFLGVGLYFQLWDPKALVASPDRPAVIRNKAKRWLDARAAEGGK, from the coding sequence GTGTCGGACGCAATTCTCTATTCAGGCAACGCAATCAGCGTCGCGGACGGCAAAGGCCGGTTCGTGCTGCCTCTGGAGATGCGCAAGCAGGTCAAGCAGGCCAGCGGCGGCGAGAACCGGCTGTGCCTGTCGATCCACATGGCCAATGGCTGCGCCACCGGCTTTGGCCTGTCATACAAGCAGTTCCTGTATGATGAAGTCGCCGAACTGGAACGGCTGGCGCGTGAGGCGAACCGCCCCTTCAACGGCGATCTGGAGCGCGAAAACCGCCTGAGCATGATCGAAGACGTGAATTTCGACGATGGCGGCCGCTTCTTCCTGCACCCCGATATCAAGGAAGAAGTGGGCATCACCGACGCGGTCGTATTTCTGGGCGTAGGCCTCTATTTCCAGCTCTGGGATCCCAAGGCGCTGGTCGCCAGCCCCGATCGTCCGGCAGTCATCCGCAACAAGGCAAAGCGCTGGCTCGATGCGCGCGCGGCAGAGGGCGGCAAGTGA
- a CDS encoding Gldg family protein — MMAALKRVLILWLPGLAILLAGLQRAFVTGQTDLWDWAWPALAVMAAMGLLLARQGWPLLAWTMGGVVSALLFCGFAAGRWPDPVATIGLILVALSAVFGAALVRDAFPHRAKRMAGGIALLALAALLAWRGPAQPIQPVADRPALAVITALPLFWDQQGRADAAIVTVLRTRFTLQPIDDARRLDPSRARLLLLAQPRAMTPEALVAVDRWVRGGGRAVVLADPLLRWPSDLPMGDRRRAPATSLLEPLLGHWGFAFDRIEDGERRWFLPDGALLTLSGAQMAGGGGLVQRKRIGRGEVVLLGDADLIDDRLWLADPARPLDPRVWSADTPARVVQWLGAAIPGHRRWMREGADVVAALRWAILAGLGWAVMGAGLSHRVRPGGGARTKKVYPEGEAPKSG; from the coding sequence ATGATGGCGGCGCTGAAGCGAGTCCTGATCCTGTGGCTGCCGGGCCTGGCGATCTTGCTCGCCGGGCTGCAGCGCGCTTTTGTGACTGGCCAGACCGACCTGTGGGATTGGGCCTGGCCCGCGCTGGCGGTGATGGCGGCGATGGGGCTGTTGCTGGCAAGGCAGGGATGGCCGTTGCTGGCCTGGACCATGGGTGGCGTCGTGTCGGCGTTGCTCTTCTGCGGGTTTGCGGCGGGGCGGTGGCCTGATCCTGTAGCGACGATCGGGTTGATTCTGGTTGCATTATCAGCGGTTTTCGGCGCTGCGTTGGTTCGGGATGCTTTTCCACATCGCGCAAAACGCATGGCCGGTGGCATTGCCTTGCTGGCTCTGGCGGCCCTGTTGGCGTGGCGCGGCCCGGCACAACCGATCCAACCCGTCGCCGATCGCCCGGCCCTGGCGGTCATCACCGCCTTGCCTTTGTTCTGGGATCAGCAGGGACGGGCCGATGCGGCGATCGTCACCGTGCTGCGCACCCGTTTCACCCTCCAGCCGATCGATGATGCACGGCGATTGGACCCGTCGCGGGCGCGCCTGCTGCTGCTCGCCCAGCCGCGCGCGATGACGCCTGAAGCCTTGGTGGCGGTCGATCGCTGGGTGCGGGGCGGGGGCAGGGCGGTGGTGCTGGCCGATCCGCTGCTGCGCTGGCCGTCCGACCTGCCGATGGGCGACCGTCGCCGCGCGCCCGCCACCAGCTTGTTGGAGCCGTTGCTGGGCCATTGGGGCTTTGCGTTCGACCGTATCGAGGACGGGGAACGGCGCTGGTTCCTGCCGGACGGCGCCCTGCTCACCCTGTCGGGGGCGCAGATGGCGGGGGGCGGGGGCCTGGTGCAGCGCAAGCGGATCGGCCGGGGTGAGGTCGTGCTGCTGGGCGATGCGGACCTGATCGATGATCGGCTGTGGCTCGCCGATCCCGCCCGTCCGCTCGATCCTCGCGTCTGGAGCGCCGACACGCCCGCGCGCGTCGTTCAATGGCTGGGCGCAGCGATCCCCGGCCACCGACGCTGGATGCGCGAAGGGGCGGACGTGGTCGCTGCGCTGCGCTGGGCGATTCTGGCTGGGCTGGGCTGGGCCGTGATGGGTGCGGGGCTGTCGCACAGGGTCAGGCCGGGCGGCGGCGCGAGAACAAAGAAGGTATATCCCGAAGGAGAAGCGCCGAAAAGCGGTTGA
- a CDS encoding cell wall hydrolase, with protein sequence MQRLERFSGWKGRSAVIGLALLALAAPRFITAAPLDMLDGDQGRASADPAEESAANFPGSAFFFAQGAFDPVPGVETVQSQHVLGLDAVKAAPATIFRGLTPLDSYRAVNCLTSAIYYEAGNEPEDGQRAVAQVVLNRVRSQLWPDTVCGVVYEGSERTDYRCQFTFSCDGAMARLPAAASWNRARRVAQEALNGTVYAPVGLATHYHTLAVRPDWSSRLHAVAVIGAHIFYRNPGFNGTPAAFRAVYLGRETQSGPARRVWPTRPVAPVELLAPAYSAPAPAKAVPAIGWTPPAPQADDSLPESTIRPEYRNSGRPLI encoded by the coding sequence ATGCAGCGGCTCGAACGGTTCAGCGGATGGAAGGGACGCAGCGCGGTCATAGGACTTGCGCTCTTGGCGCTGGCCGCGCCGCGCTTCATCACCGCCGCACCGCTCGACATGCTCGATGGCGATCAGGGCCGTGCGTCGGCCGACCCCGCCGAAGAATCGGCGGCCAATTTCCCCGGCTCGGCCTTTTTCTTCGCACAAGGCGCGTTCGATCCCGTGCCGGGCGTCGAAACCGTGCAGAGCCAGCATGTGCTGGGCCTCGATGCGGTCAAGGCCGCCCCCGCCACCATCTTTCGCGGCCTCACCCCGCTCGACAGCTATCGCGCGGTCAACTGTCTGACCTCGGCCATCTATTATGAAGCCGGAAACGAGCCGGAGGATGGCCAGCGCGCCGTCGCGCAAGTGGTGCTCAACCGGGTGCGTAGCCAGCTCTGGCCCGATACGGTGTGCGGCGTCGTCTATGAAGGGTCCGAACGCACCGACTATCGCTGCCAGTTCACCTTCAGCTGCGACGGCGCGATGGCGCGGCTGCCTGCGGCCGCTTCGTGGAACCGCGCCCGCCGCGTCGCGCAGGAGGCGCTGAACGGCACCGTCTATGCGCCGGTCGGCCTCGCCACCCATTATCACACGCTCGCCGTCCGCCCGGACTGGTCGTCCCGCCTGCATGCCGTGGCGGTCATCGGCGCGCATATCTTCTATCGCAATCCCGGCTTCAACGGCACGCCCGCTGCCTTTCGCGCGGTCTATCTGGGCCGGGAAACCCAGTCCGGCCCGGCGCGCCGCGTCTGGCCGACCCGCCCAGTGGCTCCCGTCGAACTGCTCGCACCCGCCTATAGCGCCCCAGCGCCAGCAAAAGCGGTACCTGCAATCGGCTGGACGCCGCCTGCGCCCCAGGCCGATGACAGCCTGCCGGAATCGACGATCCGCCCGGAATATCGCAATAGCGGCCGGCCGCTGATCTGA
- a CDS encoding cysteine synthase A has product MLLQNNSLALIGNTPMVRLTGPSQETGCDIFAKCEFANPGASVKDRAALFIVNDAEERGLLKPGGTIVEGTAGNTGIGLALVANAKGYKSIIVMPETQSREKMDTLRALGAELVTVPAAPYSNPGHFVHTSRRMAEETEGAIWANQFDNIANRKAHIVGTTEEIWTQMEGRIDGFTCAAGTGGTIAGVGLGLKAKDEGITIALSDPHGAALFNYYAHGELKAEGSSVAEGIGQGRITANLEGAPIDTQFRISDEEGLEWVRRLLSEEGLCLGLSSGINVAGAVALARQLGPGKRIVTILCDTGFRYLSTLYNRQWLEAKGLTVFPWLAHNG; this is encoded by the coding sequence ATGCTGCTCCAGAACAATAGTCTCGCGCTGATTGGCAACACGCCGATGGTGCGCCTCACCGGCCCTTCCCAGGAAACGGGCTGCGACATCTTCGCCAAGTGCGAATTCGCCAACCCCGGCGCGTCGGTCAAGGACCGTGCCGCGCTGTTTATCGTCAATGATGCCGAAGAACGCGGGCTGTTGAAGCCGGGCGGGACGATCGTCGAGGGGACGGCGGGCAATACCGGCATTGGCCTGGCGCTGGTCGCCAATGCCAAGGGCTATAAGTCGATCATCGTCATGCCCGAAACCCAGAGCCGCGAGAAGATGGATACGCTGCGCGCGCTCGGCGCCGAATTGGTGACCGTGCCGGCTGCGCCCTATTCCAACCCCGGCCATTTCGTCCACACCTCGCGCCGCATGGCGGAAGAGACGGAAGGCGCGATCTGGGCCAACCAGTTCGACAATATCGCCAATCGCAAAGCGCATATCGTCGGCACGACGGAAGAGATCTGGACCCAGATGGAAGGGCGGATCGACGGCTTCACCTGTGCGGCGGGGACCGGCGGGACGATCGCGGGCGTTGGCCTCGGCCTCAAGGCCAAGGATGAGGGCATCACCATCGCGCTCAGCGATCCGCACGGCGCGGCGCTGTTCAACTATTATGCCCATGGCGAATTGAAGGCCGAAGGGTCATCGGTCGCCGAAGGGATCGGGCAGGGCCGGATCACCGCCAATCTGGAAGGCGCGCCGATCGACACCCAGTTCCGCATCTCGGACGAGGAAGGGCTGGAATGGGTCCGCCGCTTGCTGAGCGAGGAAGGGCTGTGCCTCGGCCTCTCGTCGGGCATCAATGTCGCGGGCGCGGTGGCGCTGGCGCGGCAATTGGGGCCGGGCAAGCGGATCGTCACCATATTGTGCGACACGGGTTTCCGCTATCTCTCGACGCTCTATAATCGCCAGTGGCTCGAAGCGAAGGGGTTGACGGTCTTCCCTTGGCTCGCGCACAATGGTTGA
- the rsmH gene encoding 16S rRNA (cytosine(1402)-N(4))-methyltransferase RsmH has protein sequence MTETVPHIPVLLDEVLEALAIAPGEIHVDGTFGAGGYSCAMAAKGARVIAFDRDPDAIREGQAVAAANDILLIAGEFSRMRELLAEQGIESVSGLTLDIGVSSMQLDRADRGFSFQADGPLDMTMSQAGMNAADFLNEAAEEEIADVIYRYGDEPRSRRVARAIVMARPLERTAQLASVVRRALGHKPHDKKDPATRTFQAIRIHVNRELEELERGLESAEALLEEGGRLAIVTFHSLEDRIVKQFLRNRSGGDGGGSRHMPEKQASAAPTFAKPAKAVRAGEAELARNPRARSATLRSAVRTAAPVAQSPVVPSARSARP, from the coding sequence GTGACCGAGACCGTTCCGCATATCCCCGTACTGCTGGATGAAGTGCTGGAAGCCCTGGCCATTGCGCCGGGCGAAATCCATGTCGATGGCACCTTCGGCGCGGGCGGCTATTCGTGCGCCATGGCGGCGAAGGGCGCGCGTGTCATTGCCTTCGATCGCGACCCCGATGCGATCCGCGAAGGCCAGGCCGTCGCCGCGGCGAACGACATATTGCTGATCGCGGGCGAGTTTTCGCGGATGCGCGAATTGCTGGCCGAACAGGGCATCGAGTCGGTGTCGGGCCTGACGCTCGATATCGGCGTATCCTCGATGCAGCTCGACCGGGCCGATCGCGGCTTTTCCTTTCAGGCTGACGGCCCGCTCGACATGACGATGAGCCAGGCGGGCATGAACGCCGCCGATTTCCTGAACGAAGCGGCCGAAGAAGAGATTGCCGACGTCATCTATCGCTATGGCGACGAGCCACGGTCGCGCCGGGTCGCCCGCGCGATCGTGATGGCGCGTCCGCTGGAGCGGACGGCGCAGCTTGCCAGCGTCGTGCGCCGCGCGCTGGGCCACAAGCCGCATGACAAGAAAGACCCCGCCACCCGTACCTTCCAGGCGATCCGCATTCATGTGAATCGCGAATTGGAGGAACTGGAGCGCGGGCTGGAATCGGCCGAAGCGCTGCTGGAGGAGGGCGGTCGCCTGGCGATCGTCACCTTCCACAGCCTGGAGGACCGCATCGTCAAACAGTTCCTGCGCAATCGCAGCGGGGGCGATGGGGGCGGATCGCGCCATATGCCCGAAAAGCAGGCGAGCGCCGCGCCGACCTTCGCCAAGCCGGCCAAGGCGGTGCGGGCCGGTGAAGCGGAACTGGCGCGCAACCCCCGCGCCCGATCCGCCACTTTGCGCAGCGCCGTCCGTACCGCTGCCCCCGTTGCCCAATCCCCTGTTGTCCCGTCCGCCCGGAGTGCCCGTCCATGA
- a CDS encoding entericidin A/B family lipoprotein has protein sequence MTKKIFAALLLTGSLMVAACNTVEGAGRDVQSAGEAVERAVD, from the coding sequence ATGACGAAGAAGATTTTCGCAGCCCTGCTGCTCACCGGTTCGCTGATGGTCGCCGCCTGCAACACCGTCGAAGGCGCTGGCCGCGACGTACAGAGCGCCGGCGAAGCGGTCGAACGCGCTGTCGACTGA